The Lysobacter capsici genome has a segment encoding these proteins:
- the cysK gene encoding cysteine synthase A produces the protein MIHDSILDTIGRTPIVRLHRLAPEHATVYAKVESFNPGGSVKDRLALAIILDAEARGQLKPGDTVIEATSGNTGVALAMVCAARGYKFVATMTETFSIERRKLMRAYGAKVILTPAAERGSGMVRKAAELAAKHGWFLARQFENPANPAYHRSTTAAEIVQDFAGRRLDHFVTGWGTGGTLSGVADVLRVARPEVRVTACEPAGASLLSGKDWQPHKIQGWTPDFVPAVLDRGAAHAIVPVDDALARDTARRLATEEGLFVGISAGATMAAALQVAVQAEPGAVILAMLPDTGERYLSTFLFEGVNEGSDEEWLATLG, from the coding sequence ATGATCCACGACAGCATTCTCGACACCATCGGCCGCACCCCGATCGTGCGCCTGCACCGCCTGGCCCCCGAGCACGCGACCGTGTACGCGAAAGTCGAATCGTTCAATCCCGGCGGTTCGGTCAAGGACCGGCTCGCGCTGGCGATCATTCTCGACGCCGAGGCGCGCGGCCAGCTCAAGCCCGGCGATACCGTGATCGAGGCGACCTCGGGCAACACCGGCGTGGCCCTGGCGATGGTCTGCGCGGCGCGCGGCTACAAGTTCGTGGCGACGATGACCGAGACCTTCTCGATCGAACGCCGCAAGCTGATGCGCGCGTACGGCGCCAAGGTGATCCTGACCCCGGCCGCCGAGCGCGGCAGCGGCATGGTGCGCAAGGCGGCGGAACTGGCGGCCAAACACGGTTGGTTCCTGGCCCGCCAGTTCGAGAATCCGGCCAATCCGGCCTATCACCGCAGCACCACCGCGGCCGAGATCGTGCAGGACTTCGCCGGCCGCCGGCTCGATCATTTCGTCACCGGCTGGGGCACCGGCGGCACCCTGAGCGGGGTCGCCGACGTGCTGCGCGTGGCGCGGCCCGAAGTGCGGGTGACCGCGTGCGAACCGGCCGGCGCCTCGCTGCTGAGCGGCAAGGACTGGCAGCCGCACAAGATCCAGGGCTGGACCCCGGACTTCGTCCCGGCCGTGCTCGATCGCGGCGCCGCGCACGCGATCGTGCCGGTCGACGATGCGCTCGCGCGCGACACCGCGCGTCGGCTGGCGACCGAGGAAGGCCTGTTCGTCGGCATTTCCGCCGGCGCGACCATGGCCGCGGCGCTGCAGGTCGCGGTCCAGGCCGAACCGGGCGCGGTGATTCTGGCGATGCTGCCCGATACCGGCGAGCGCTACCTGAGCACGTTCCTGTTCGAGGGCGTCAACGAAGGCAGCGACGAGGAGTGGCTGGCGACGTTGGGTTGA
- a CDS encoding efflux RND transporter periplasmic adaptor subunit, protein MRSRSGLSTCCALALVVALAACGKGGKAQGGPGGPGAGQGDRPTPVTAEQVHLRPWNDTVQALGNVKARESIVVSAKVSEIVQAVHFDSGDHVAAGASLITLSGKAQLAALAQAEATAKEAEQLLKRQTELAAQQLIARSALDTQRATRDATRARVEQMKADIGDREIRAPFAGVLGIRQVSPGSLITPGTPIATLDDTQRVYIDFPVPETLLARVAKGQSVTGTSAAYPGKRFEGQVSTVDARIDPATRAVTVRADFPNPDHLLRPGMLVQVTLLQPQRQALLIPEISVVQVGTDSYVFRVKPDNTVERADVEVGTRREGLAEIVEGLKVGDRVVVDGTGKLRVGGKVQVTAAAVPPAAPTQPREAEAEADASAPVPAVQAPAVDAPAQKNAATGKDNANG, encoded by the coding sequence ATGCGATCACGTTCCGGATTGAGCACCTGTTGCGCCCTTGCCCTCGTCGTCGCCTTGGCCGCCTGCGGCAAGGGCGGCAAAGCGCAAGGCGGTCCGGGAGGTCCGGGCGCGGGTCAGGGCGATCGACCCACCCCGGTCACCGCCGAGCAGGTGCATCTGCGGCCCTGGAACGACACCGTTCAGGCGCTCGGCAACGTCAAGGCGCGCGAGTCGATCGTCGTTTCGGCCAAGGTCAGCGAAATCGTTCAGGCGGTGCATTTCGACAGCGGCGATCACGTCGCCGCCGGCGCCTCGCTGATCACCCTGAGCGGCAAGGCCCAGCTGGCCGCGCTGGCCCAGGCCGAGGCCACCGCCAAGGAGGCCGAGCAGCTGCTCAAGCGTCAGACCGAACTGGCCGCGCAGCAGCTGATCGCGCGTTCCGCGCTCGACACCCAGCGCGCCACCCGCGACGCGACCCGCGCGCGGGTCGAACAGATGAAGGCCGATATCGGCGATCGCGAGATCCGCGCGCCGTTCGCCGGCGTGCTCGGCATCCGCCAGGTCAGCCCGGGCTCGCTGATCACCCCGGGCACGCCGATCGCCACGCTCGACGATACGCAGCGCGTCTATATCGATTTCCCGGTGCCCGAGACCTTGCTGGCGCGCGTGGCCAAGGGCCAGAGCGTGACCGGCACCAGCGCGGCCTATCCGGGCAAGCGCTTCGAAGGCCAGGTCAGCACGGTCGACGCGCGCATCGATCCGGCCACCCGCGCGGTGACCGTGCGCGCCGATTTTCCCAATCCCGATCATCTGCTGCGCCCGGGCATGCTGGTGCAGGTGACCTTGCTGCAGCCGCAGCGGCAGGCGCTGCTGATTCCGGAAATTTCGGTGGTGCAGGTCGGTACCGATTCCTATGTGTTCCGGGTCAAGCCGGATAACACGGTCGAGCGCGCCGATGTCGAAGTGGGCACGCGGCGCGAGGGGTTGGCCGAGATCGTCGAGGGCTTGAAGGTCGGCGATCGGGTCGTGGTCGACGGCACCGGCAAGTTGCGGGTTGGCGGCAAGGTGCAGGTGACGGCGGCTGCGGTGCCGCCAGCCGCGCCCACGCAGCCGCGCGAGGCCGAGGCCGAGGCCGATGCGTCCGCGCCGGTGCCCGCGGTGCAAGCGCCGGCCGTCGATGCGCCTGCGCAGAAGAACGCCGCGACCGGCAAGGACAATGCCAATGGCTGA